In Sutterella faecalis, a genomic segment contains:
- a CDS encoding PD-(D/E)XK nuclease domain-containing protein — translation MSEVLEPLLRNYVSVRDAASRAPAENYYHGFLAALFACAGNRIQDFASNTECGDGYADIVFTSGTGSRRIGVVIEMKRTKRVEDLRNAVSEALDQIDCRNYSERFRKLRCSSYYSYGIAFCAKHCEVGGGILRSST, via the coding sequence ATGTCTGAGGTGCTTGAACCGCTGTTGCGGAATTATGTTTCCGTTCGCGATGCGGCGTCACGGGCGCCGGCAGAGAACTACTATCACGGCTTCCTCGCTGCGCTCTTTGCCTGTGCCGGAAACCGGATACAGGACTTCGCCTCAAACACGGAATGCGGCGACGGATATGCCGACATTGTTTTCACGTCCGGAACCGGCTCCAGACGCATCGGCGTCGTTATCGAAATGAAGCGCACCAAACGAGTTGAAGACCTGCGGAACGCCGTCTCAGAAGCGTTGGATCAGATTGACTGCCGGAATTACAGCGAGCGTTTCAGAAAACTTCGCTGCAGCAGCTACTACAGCTACGGCATCGCCTTCTGCGCCAAGCATTGCGAGGTTGGCGGCGGCATCCTCAGATCTTCAACCTGA
- a CDS encoding GNAT family N-acetyltransferase, with protein sequence MASFLPPRPLQQADETRLLGFDCGSEPLNRWLAQKALHNDKTGGSRTYVVSTETGELAGYFCLSAHSVEHGDLKAKYRRNMPNPVPTILLGRLAVDKKFAGRGLGKSMLSAAIRSSIEIAKSIGVAAVVVHPISEEAEHFYLKNGFAYAREGNPMLLFALGPFISSK encoded by the coding sequence ATGGCCAGCTTTCTGCCGCCGCGGCCGCTGCAGCAGGCCGATGAGACCAGATTGCTCGGATTCGACTGCGGTTCAGAACCGCTTAATCGGTGGCTTGCTCAAAAGGCGCTTCACAACGATAAGACGGGAGGCAGCCGCACATATGTTGTATCCACCGAGACGGGGGAGCTTGCCGGGTATTTCTGTCTTTCTGCTCATTCGGTTGAGCATGGAGACTTAAAGGCCAAATACCGAAGGAACATGCCGAACCCGGTGCCGACGATCCTCCTCGGTCGGCTCGCAGTAGACAAAAAATTCGCAGGCCGAGGTCTTGGCAAATCAATGCTTTCAGCCGCAATCCGATCCTCTATTGAAATTGCAAAATCCATCGGCGTTGCTGCTGTAGTAGTCCATCCAATTTCCGAGGAAGCTGAACACTTTTATTTAAAAAATGGTTTTGCTTATGCGCGCGAAGGCAACCCAATGCTCCTCTTTGCACTGGGTCCCTTTATTTCGTCGAAATAG
- a CDS encoding type II toxin-antitoxin system TacA family antitoxin has translation MIVPTLNLRLSDFDNSVLNSLAESTGRTKTSLVVEAIRNLNLELREESGTTRLSAEDFDAFMDKVVNPEADPAVNAARKRLLEFKPVWED, from the coding sequence ATGATTGTGCCAACTCTGAACTTACGACTAAGCGACTTTGACAACTCAGTCCTTAACTCTTTAGCCGAGTCAACCGGACGCACCAAGACATCGTTGGTGGTGGAAGCGATTCGAAACTTGAACCTCGAGCTCCGGGAGGAGAGCGGCACAACCCGATTGTCTGCAGAGGATTTTGATGCCTTCATGGACAAAGTTGTGAATCCCGAAGCTGATCCTGCAGTCAACGCGGCGCGGAAACGCCTCCTTGAGTTCAAGCCTGTCTGGGAGGATTGA
- a CDS encoding helix-turn-helix domain-containing protein: MFRDYLNGEISWPHYCGPDVAALRERLNLTQEALAALLKVSPKTIFRWESEAEALQPNYCIALCMLDKLGEGVFTLMDQHQKHFTLEAAPERRDNLTEDLADSVRYNLEANRREPGIPEPFDGKAVAELRRRLGLTRRGLAEELSVSPSTVDKWEQGDVALRGPALTILKILWQQGLKALPPTK; encoded by the coding sequence ATGTTTCGTGACTATCTGAACGGAGAGATCAGCTGGCCGCACTACTGCGGACCGGATGTAGCCGCTCTGCGCGAGCGGCTCAACCTGACCCAGGAAGCGCTTGCCGCACTTCTCAAGGTGTCGCCCAAGACGATATTCCGCTGGGAATCCGAAGCGGAAGCGCTCCAGCCCAACTACTGCATTGCGCTCTGCATGCTCGACAAGCTCGGCGAGGGCGTCTTCACGCTCATGGATCAGCACCAGAAGCACTTCACGCTTGAAGCTGCGCCCGAGAGACGAGACAACCTCACCGAGGATCTCGCTGATTCTGTCCGCTACAACCTTGAAGCCAATCGCAGGGAGCCCGGCATTCCGGAACCCTTCGACGGCAAGGCCGTGGCGGAACTCCGCCGCCGGCTCGGCCTCACCCGCAGGGGACTCGCCGAAGAACTTTCGGTATCGCCCTCCACGGTCGACAAGTGGGAACAAGGCGACGTAGCGCTCCGCGGTCCGGCACTGACGATTCTCAAAATTCTGTGGCAGCAAGGTCTCAAAGCGCTGCCGCCCACAAAGTAA
- a CDS encoding AbrB/MazE/SpoVT family DNA-binding domain-containing protein: MQTSLKQWGNSIAVRIPQALLEQGHFQKDDMFDIKICNNEIVLKRIISSRQKKLETMLSKITPQNIHERMDFGAPIGKELL; the protein is encoded by the coding sequence ATGCAAACGTCGCTTAAACAATGGGGAAACAGTATTGCGGTTCGTATCCCGCAGGCCTTGCTTGAACAAGGGCATTTTCAGAAAGATGACATGTTCGATATAAAGATCTGCAATAATGAGATCGTTTTGAAACGCATTATCTCCAGTCGTCAAAAAAAATTAGAAACCATGCTGTCTAAAATCACACCTCAAAACATTCATGAACGCATGGATTTTGGAGCTCCGATTGGAAAGGAATTACTGTAA
- the mazF gene encoding endoribonuclease MazF produces the protein MPNPYVPECGDIVWLDFNPVLGHEQGGRRPALVLSPSSYNGKTGLMICCPMTTKKKGYPFEVVLSENPDSVVLSDQITTVDWTQRHCDFKGRITTNQLADVRDNISLLISLPN, from the coding sequence ATGCCAAACCCTTATGTTCCAGAATGCGGAGATATTGTTTGGCTTGATTTTAATCCAGTCCTGGGCCATGAGCAGGGTGGACGCCGCCCTGCTTTAGTTTTATCTCCTTCTTCCTATAATGGGAAAACTGGCCTGATGATTTGCTGCCCCATGACGACAAAGAAGAAAGGATATCCTTTTGAAGTTGTTTTATCAGAAAACCCAGATTCAGTAGTTCTATCTGATCAAATAACAACAGTCGATTGGACGCAACGTCATTGCGATTTTAAAGGCCGCATTACGACAAATCAGTTAGCTGATGTCCGAGATAATATTTCCCTTCTTATATCACTTCCGAACTAA
- a CDS encoding autotransporter outer membrane beta-barrel domain-containing protein, protein MPGRGGGTALTERPIAVQDSVGESAGTVSWENATLYVLPDFGFKDPINIRDLFVFYDGNGTAEINPDLTGKPGFKAIQGIDDLFPVYSTGSTLADQTAEVRMNAEKAQGRTLASNLLASDAERRHRMYRMTDRQAASGVGSAGKPFAFFAEPYFAVGNRTIANSKADSEATGLFAGAVWHSENASLMLFGMWDRTRTDERKNIGRTDADGWLLGLTGRMTIPVGSDVFKPWGEVLLAAGRSSGDADLMMMRGLLKSEADFRSTQYTAGLRGGASVEFLPRHVIEPSLGVFWVHSKLDDFHTDFGANFGNINYRGTTLSDVEATAQVKWQYLGESEGVAFRPYALLGMTHLLKRDDSKMEVSYGVHGDAAELEREKTYGFAELGLTFEAGKSWDIGLGAGLEFSDSTRSGMFSAKTVFRF, encoded by the coding sequence GTGCCGGGGAGGGGGGGGGGTACCGCTCTCACTGAGAGACCGATAGCGGTTCAGGATTCGGTCGGTGAAAGTGCCGGCACGGTTAGCTGGGAGAATGCAACTCTATATGTTCTTCCAGATTTTGGGTTCAAGGATCCCATAAACATCAGAGATCTTTTCGTCTTTTACGACGGTAATGGTACTGCAGAGATCAATCCGGATCTAACCGGCAAGCCCGGATTTAAGGCCATTCAGGGCATAGATGATCTGTTCCCGGTTTATTCAACCGGTTCAACATTAGCCGATCAGACTGCAGAAGTCAGAATGAACGCCGAAAAGGCACAGGGCAGAACGCTCGCTTCCAACCTTCTGGCGAGCGACGCAGAACGCCGGCATCGAATGTATCGGATGACCGATCGACAGGCGGCATCAGGTGTCGGAAGCGCCGGGAAGCCTTTTGCATTCTTTGCCGAACCCTATTTCGCGGTCGGGAACAGGACGATTGCAAATTCCAAAGCTGACTCTGAGGCAACGGGGCTCTTTGCCGGGGCGGTCTGGCATTCTGAAAATGCGTCTCTCATGCTGTTCGGCATGTGGGACCGCACACGGACGGACGAGCGGAAGAACATTGGCCGCACCGATGCTGATGGATGGCTGCTTGGACTCACCGGACGCATGACGATTCCTGTTGGTTCCGATGTCTTCAAACCCTGGGGTGAGGTTTTGCTCGCGGCAGGCAGGTCCTCCGGCGACGCTGATCTCATGATGATGCGTGGGCTCCTCAAAAGCGAAGCAGATTTCCGTTCCACGCAGTACACCGCCGGTCTTCGCGGTGGCGCTTCCGTTGAGTTCCTGCCTCGTCATGTTATTGAGCCGTCTCTTGGAGTTTTCTGGGTTCACTCGAAGCTTGACGACTTCCATACCGATTTCGGCGCCAACTTCGGCAACATCAACTACAGAGGCACTACACTCAGCGATGTCGAGGCTACGGCGCAGGTGAAATGGCAGTATCTTGGCGAAAGCGAGGGCGTTGCGTTTAGACCCTATGCTCTCCTCGGAATGACGCATCTCCTTAAGCGCGACGACTCGAAGATGGAGGTTTCTTACGGCGTTCACGGAGACGCGGCCGAGCTGGAGCGTGAGAAGACGTATGGATTCGCAGAGCTTGGTTTGACGTTTGAGGCTGGAAAGTCCTGGGATATCGGTCTCGGCGCCGGGCTTGAATTCTCCGACAGCACCAGAAGCGGCATGTTCTCAGCGAAAACCGTCTTCCGGTTCTAA
- a CDS encoding IS1634 family transposase, which yields MKSGNKKQLTGFSVQKDGETEKWHVFLRTNRRSGYQYVVAETNHWDKEKKQARVTGRQMVGRIQPTNEITVSPRFRKRFPQFTQPELFFWEGQLLSRSEYLSANPNAQQEWDELEAQQQKDAEEAAAKAQLLASGEELEPDPLEEMRQARRYLRIGKPWAAWMTLLNCGMLDALVGIFGADDGLLLAQLAVYVFDQGPAMDRFEDWAAATGLPRLQPVSGQRISELLSRIDQSKINAFFKTRYDAARERFFARQRAQTSSGEDAGEPQQPFLVAFDSTGISTYSTTIDQAEYGHAKQNPELKQVNLMLLCDEETGEAIFAYSYWGSINDSKAFVPILKHMISAGFDLSFVTFVTDRGFRNPFATQFLLDHHIGFVQGIPIVEDSVKKLFRQHRDLLTQNGYMNGDTGFVEMALSPSEAEAWTENLPGVKPIQRKVFIYLYYNPLTNSFAARRLAKDVEDALKVLNSGRKLDPRLAQRTANCIGEKESDKGHKVYYRKAQVMTRKTEFEGCLAIRTDRYLSAAQVFTIYSDRNNIERTFRELKVEEDARRLMATQTAFEGKLFVYELAQSIYRQVAMQARKKQAVLPGNSLNKLLAAIEPVVAVRVGNGREWRVDLLTRRQTQVYEQIGVTPPAGKHYFWC from the coding sequence ATGAAAAGCGGTAACAAAAAACAACTCACCGGTTTCTCCGTGCAGAAGGATGGGGAGACTGAAAAGTGGCATGTTTTCCTGAGAACCAATCGCCGGTCCGGCTATCAGTACGTCGTGGCTGAGACTAATCATTGGGACAAGGAGAAGAAGCAGGCCCGCGTGACGGGGCGTCAGATGGTCGGCCGCATTCAGCCAACCAATGAGATCACCGTGTCCCCCAGGTTCCGCAAAAGATTTCCCCAATTCACACAGCCCGAACTCTTCTTTTGGGAAGGTCAGCTACTCTCGCGATCTGAGTATCTTTCTGCCAATCCAAATGCTCAGCAGGAATGGGATGAGCTGGAGGCGCAGCAGCAGAAAGACGCGGAGGAAGCCGCCGCAAAGGCGCAGCTGCTGGCTTCCGGCGAGGAACTGGAACCGGATCCGCTTGAGGAAATGCGTCAGGCGCGCCGTTATCTCCGCATCGGCAAGCCCTGGGCTGCATGGATGACGCTGCTCAACTGCGGCATGCTCGATGCCCTTGTGGGCATTTTCGGCGCGGATGACGGACTGCTTCTTGCTCAGTTGGCCGTCTATGTCTTCGACCAGGGACCTGCCATGGATCGATTTGAGGATTGGGCCGCTGCCACAGGGCTTCCTCGACTGCAGCCTGTTTCCGGGCAGAGGATTTCAGAGCTTCTCAGCCGAATTGATCAGAGCAAAATCAACGCCTTTTTCAAGACGCGCTATGACGCTGCGCGCGAGAGGTTCTTTGCTCGCCAGCGAGCGCAGACCAGCTCCGGCGAAGACGCCGGAGAGCCTCAGCAGCCGTTCCTCGTCGCCTTCGACAGCACAGGCATCAGTACATATTCCACAACCATCGATCAAGCGGAGTACGGCCACGCCAAGCAGAACCCGGAGCTCAAGCAGGTCAATCTGATGCTTCTGTGCGATGAGGAAACGGGCGAAGCCATCTTCGCTTACAGCTACTGGGGATCCATCAATGACTCAAAGGCGTTTGTCCCCATTCTGAAGCACATGATTTCCGCCGGCTTCGATCTGTCCTTTGTGACGTTTGTTACGGATCGCGGCTTCAGGAATCCGTTTGCCACGCAGTTCCTGCTTGATCATCACATTGGATTCGTCCAGGGCATTCCCATCGTTGAAGACTCCGTCAAGAAGCTGTTCCGCCAGCACAGGGATCTGCTCACGCAGAACGGCTACATGAACGGCGACACGGGATTTGTTGAAATGGCTCTCAGCCCCTCGGAGGCTGAAGCCTGGACGGAAAATTTACCGGGGGTGAAGCCTATTCAGCGCAAAGTCTTCATTTACCTCTATTACAACCCTCTGACCAATAGTTTCGCCGCGCGACGCCTTGCCAAGGATGTCGAGGATGCGCTCAAGGTTCTGAATTCGGGCAGGAAGCTGGACCCCCGTCTGGCTCAGCGTACGGCCAATTGCATCGGAGAGAAGGAATCCGATAAGGGTCATAAGGTTTACTACCGCAAGGCGCAGGTCATGACTCGGAAGACCGAGTTTGAAGGGTGCCTTGCCATCCGAACAGATCGGTATTTGTCTGCGGCTCAAGTGTTTACGATCTACTCGGACCGCAACAACATCGAACGCACCTTCCGGGAGCTGAAGGTCGAGGAAGATGCGCGCCGCCTGATGGCAACGCAGACTGCCTTTGAGGGCAAGCTGTTCGTTTATGAACTGGCCCAGTCAATCTATAGACAGGTAGCCATGCAGGCTCGAAAGAAGCAGGCTGTTCTGCCTGGGAACTCATTGAACAAGCTTCTGGCAGCTATTGAGCCGGTAGTGGCTGTGCGTGTGGGGAACGGCCGTGAATGGAGGGTGGATCTGCTGACCAGGCGGCAGACTCAGGTCTATGAGCAGATCGGCGTCACCCCTCCCGCGGGGAAGCACTACTTTTGGTGCTAG
- a CDS encoding alpha/beta hydrolase, whose translation MKKVLAAGLAVGIAAASSVSAAATIDGSAAASDAGLKLATTWDKTFAQSDKVEHRKITFKNRYGITLAADLYKPKDAKGKLPAIAVSGPFGAVKEQASGLYAQTMAERGFLTIAFDPSYTGESGGEPRNVASPDINTEDFSAAVDYLSTSPEVNPDHIGLIGICGFGGMAVNAASMDTRIKATVASTMYDMSRVNARGYFDAMDADARYALREKLNEQRTKDYASGTYAPAPGLPEKLKGDEPQFVKDYWEYYKTPRGFHARSINSNGAWNMTSPLSFMTMPLLTYASEIRSAVLLIHGEKAHSRYFSEDTFNQLKGDNKELLIIPGANHTDLYDKTDVIPFDKIEDFMKKNL comes from the coding sequence ATGAAGAAAGTACTGGCTGCCGGTCTTGCGGTTGGAATCGCCGCGGCGAGCTCTGTCTCTGCTGCCGCAACTATTGACGGAAGTGCTGCTGCAAGCGACGCTGGTCTCAAGCTCGCAACGACCTGGGACAAGACCTTCGCTCAGAGCGACAAGGTCGAGCACCGCAAAATCACCTTCAAAAACCGCTACGGCATCACGCTCGCCGCGGATCTCTATAAGCCTAAGGATGCCAAAGGCAAGCTCCCTGCAATAGCCGTGAGCGGTCCTTTCGGCGCCGTGAAGGAGCAGGCCTCGGGCCTCTACGCGCAGACCATGGCGGAGCGCGGCTTCCTGACGATTGCCTTTGATCCGTCCTATACCGGCGAAAGCGGCGGCGAGCCGAGGAATGTCGCGTCGCCAGACATCAATACGGAAGACTTCAGCGCCGCCGTGGATTACCTCTCGACTTCGCCCGAAGTCAACCCGGACCATATCGGTCTCATCGGCATCTGCGGATTCGGAGGAATGGCGGTGAATGCCGCGTCGATGGATACGCGCATCAAGGCGACTGTAGCCTCGACCATGTACGACATGAGCCGCGTCAACGCCCGCGGCTACTTCGACGCCATGGATGCGGATGCCCGCTACGCCTTGCGCGAAAAGCTGAATGAACAGCGCACGAAGGACTATGCCTCCGGGACCTATGCGCCGGCTCCCGGCCTCCCGGAGAAATTGAAGGGCGACGAGCCGCAGTTCGTGAAGGACTACTGGGAGTACTACAAGACGCCGAGAGGCTTCCATGCGCGCTCCATCAACTCCAACGGCGCCTGGAACATGACCTCGCCGCTCTCCTTCATGACGATGCCGCTCCTCACGTACGCGAGCGAAATCCGAAGCGCGGTTCTCCTTATTCACGGCGAGAAGGCCCATTCGCGGTATTTCAGCGAAGATACCTTTAATCAGCTGAAGGGCGACAACAAGGAGCTTCTCATCATCCCGGGCGCGAACCACACCGATCTCTACGACAAGACGGATGTCATCCCGTTTGACAAGATTGAGGACTTTATGAAGAAGAACCTTTGA
- a CDS encoding flavin reductase family protein has protein sequence MALIQIPLNDVFRSFNDGGLVLFGAGSEGKFDFMPCGWCTPWGLDRVLFTAGPNHYTRGLAEASDRFLLATPTAGMAETVFKLGTTTMHEDPEKLSHAGLEFLSGERELPFPAGCSAWVIFRRVKEGLPQFPNALLFGVAEEAWVDGDLWHEGRPLPEEELPLEKRRLRYEAGGAWYASKGRERVLQGAQGGRTG, from the coding sequence ATGGCGCTCATTCAAATTCCGCTCAACGATGTGTTCCGTTCCTTCAACGACGGCGGCCTGGTGCTTTTCGGCGCGGGCTCTGAGGGGAAGTTCGATTTCATGCCCTGCGGCTGGTGCACGCCCTGGGGGCTCGACCGGGTGCTTTTCACGGCGGGCCCCAATCATTACACCCGCGGGCTCGCGGAAGCGTCGGATCGTTTTCTTCTTGCGACGCCCACGGCCGGGATGGCTGAAACCGTTTTCAAGCTCGGGACGACGACGATGCACGAGGATCCGGAGAAGCTTTCGCATGCGGGTCTCGAGTTTCTTTCCGGCGAGAGGGAGCTGCCTTTCCCTGCCGGCTGCAGCGCATGGGTGATTTTCAGACGCGTTAAAGAAGGGCTTCCTCAGTTTCCCAATGCGCTCCTTTTCGGCGTCGCCGAAGAGGCATGGGTGGATGGGGACCTCTGGCATGAGGGAAGACCATTGCCGGAAGAGGAGCTGCCGCTTGAGAAGCGGCGTCTTCGCTATGAAGCGGGCGGTGCGTGGTATGCCTCAAAGGGCCGCGAAAGGGTGCTTCAGGGCGCCCAGGGCGGCAGAACGGGCTGA
- a CDS encoding iron-containing alcohol dehydrogenase, whose protein sequence is MQDFDLYLPTHIVFGKGRVNELGKLVAGKGERVLITYGGGSVVKSGLLDAVKAQLSDFTVFEFGGIEPNPKIGTLKKAIELCRREKIDFIVAVGGGSVIDGTKCISAGTFYEGDAWDLMYDSSKIGRTLPFYAVLTLAATGSEYDNSGVISNPDTDEKLFLAAPNLFPAASIMDPTYTFTVPAWHTAAGAADIMSHTFEQYFVKEGNELTDGMCEAMLRTVIKYAPEAIRHPDDYEARAQLMMASSFGCCGILSIGRSGSAWPCHGIEHEISAYTDITHGAGLAIITPHWMRWSLTPETAPRFAQYGVRVWGLDPAGDPMETAKKAIDLTADFFRSIGLPAKLSDLQVTDEHFEAMADHVLKHWFPLEGAFRPLDKEGILAILRASL, encoded by the coding sequence ATGCAAGATTTTGACCTTTATCTTCCGACCCACATCGTTTTCGGCAAGGGCCGCGTCAACGAATTAGGGAAGCTCGTCGCCGGGAAAGGCGAGCGCGTTCTCATCACCTACGGCGGCGGGAGCGTTGTAAAGAGCGGACTTCTCGATGCCGTGAAGGCGCAGCTCTCGGACTTCACCGTTTTCGAGTTCGGCGGCATCGAGCCCAACCCGAAGATCGGAACGCTGAAGAAAGCCATTGAGCTCTGCCGCCGCGAAAAGATCGACTTCATCGTGGCGGTGGGCGGCGGAAGCGTCATCGACGGCACGAAGTGCATTTCGGCCGGCACCTTCTATGAAGGCGATGCGTGGGATCTCATGTACGACTCTTCGAAGATCGGACGCACGCTTCCCTTCTATGCCGTTCTGACGCTTGCCGCTACCGGGAGCGAATACGACAATTCGGGCGTCATCTCGAACCCGGATACCGATGAGAAGCTCTTCCTTGCGGCGCCCAATCTTTTCCCGGCCGCGTCCATCATGGACCCGACCTATACCTTCACGGTTCCGGCGTGGCATACCGCGGCAGGTGCGGCGGACATCATGTCCCACACGTTCGAGCAGTATTTCGTGAAGGAAGGGAATGAGCTCACCGACGGCATGTGCGAAGCGATGCTCCGCACCGTGATCAAATATGCGCCCGAGGCAATCCGCCATCCCGACGACTACGAGGCGAGGGCTCAGCTCATGATGGCGAGCTCCTTCGGCTGCTGCGGCATTCTCTCGATCGGCCGCTCGGGCTCCGCCTGGCCCTGCCACGGGATTGAGCATGAAATTTCGGCCTACACGGACATTACGCACGGCGCGGGCCTTGCCATCATTACCCCGCACTGGATGCGCTGGAGCCTTACGCCCGAGACCGCTCCCCGCTTTGCTCAGTACGGCGTCCGCGTCTGGGGGCTGGATCCGGCTGGCGACCCCATGGAAACCGCTAAGAAGGCGATCGACCTCACGGCGGACTTCTTCAGGTCGATCGGACTTCCCGCGAAGCTTTCCGACCTCCAGGTGACGGACGAACACTTTGAAGCCATGGCCGACCATGTGCTCAAGCACTGGTTCCCGCTCGAAGGCGCCTTCCGTCCGCTCGACAAGGAAGGCATTCTCGCCATTCTCCGTGCGTCGCTTTGA
- a CDS encoding glycerate kinase, with protein MKILILPDSFKGSLTSSQAAAQIESAARKVFPEAQIESFPIADGGEGTLEMVQKAAGGAFLPIEVMGPCGQRVRSRYLSIGETAIVELAEAAGLGLRLPGFSPMKTTTIGLGQIIAEALHVGHRRIVIALGGSATTDCGCGMAAALGTQFLDEAGRPFLPTGATLSMVRGIRLNGFFFGKNAPGIEALCDVDNPLYGPQGAACVFGPQKGATPEEVKVLDAGLKNIADLFQKRAAKLNTLKGAGAAGGTGAGVAAFLNGRLLSGIDALLDLMKFEEAAKTADLIITGEGAVDAQTKGGKVAAGIARRAGGKPVVLFTGANMLGEKELNALYELGITAVLPILQKPTTLGEAMADAKTNLHLAALNFFRAQQMLGLGAR; from the coding sequence GTGAAAATTCTCATCCTTCCCGACAGCTTCAAGGGTTCGCTCACCTCGAGTCAGGCGGCCGCGCAGATTGAGAGCGCCGCCAGGAAAGTGTTTCCCGAAGCGCAGATTGAGTCTTTCCCTATTGCGGACGGCGGGGAGGGGACCCTCGAGATGGTGCAGAAGGCCGCGGGCGGTGCATTCCTTCCGATTGAAGTGATGGGCCCCTGCGGACAGCGCGTGCGTTCGCGCTACCTCTCGATCGGCGAGACGGCCATCGTGGAGCTCGCCGAAGCCGCCGGACTTGGGCTCCGGCTCCCCGGCTTCAGCCCCATGAAGACCACGACGATCGGCTTGGGTCAGATCATTGCGGAGGCGCTCCATGTCGGTCATCGCCGCATCGTGATCGCGCTCGGGGGAAGCGCCACGACGGATTGCGGCTGCGGCATGGCGGCCGCCCTCGGAACGCAGTTTCTCGATGAAGCCGGAAGGCCATTCCTTCCGACCGGCGCGACGCTTTCCATGGTCCGGGGGATACGCCTCAACGGCTTCTTCTTCGGCAAAAATGCCCCGGGCATTGAAGCGCTTTGCGACGTCGACAATCCCCTTTACGGCCCCCAGGGCGCGGCATGTGTTTTCGGGCCTCAGAAGGGCGCAACGCCTGAGGAAGTGAAGGTGCTCGACGCCGGCCTCAAGAACATTGCCGACCTTTTCCAGAAGCGCGCAGCGAAGTTGAACACCCTGAAGGGTGCGGGCGCCGCGGGCGGAACCGGTGCAGGCGTGGCGGCATTTTTGAACGGCCGCCTCCTTTCCGGCATCGACGCGCTCCTTGACCTCATGAAGTTTGAGGAGGCGGCAAAGACCGCCGACCTCATCATCACGGGCGAAGGAGCCGTCGACGCGCAGACGAAGGGCGGCAAGGTCGCGGCCGGGATTGCCCGGCGCGCGGGCGGAAAGCCCGTGGTGCTCTTTACGGGCGCCAATATGCTGGGTGAAAAGGAACTCAACGCCCTTTACGAGCTCGGCATCACCGCCGTCCTCCCCATTCTTCAGAAGCCCACCACGCTCGGCGAAGCCATGGCCGATGCCAAAACGAATCTTCATCTTGCGGCGCTTAACTTCTTCCGTGCGCAGCAGATGCTCGGGCTCGGCGCGCGCTGA
- a CDS encoding YbaK/EbsC family protein, translating to MSFEAASAWLSKRGFADRIHRFSGSSATVELAAREIGVIPARIAKTMAIAGPEGPLLIVAAGDMKLDGRKFKRIFHATPHFISRDLVESLIGHAPGGVCPFGIKSGVPVYLDESLKAYETVWPACGDEASGVELSPAELEKAVGSCTWIDVAKPAAPVPPAAAA from the coding sequence TTGTCTTTTGAAGCAGCCTCCGCCTGGCTCTCGAAGCGCGGATTTGCCGACCGCATTCACCGCTTTTCCGGTTCGAGCGCCACGGTAGAGCTCGCCGCACGCGAAATCGGCGTCATACCCGCGCGAATTGCCAAAACCATGGCGATTGCCGGTCCCGAGGGACCTCTCCTCATCGTTGCAGCAGGCGACATGAAGCTTGACGGTCGAAAATTCAAGCGCATCTTTCATGCGACGCCGCACTTCATTTCCCGCGACCTCGTGGAATCCCTCATCGGACATGCGCCCGGAGGCGTCTGTCCTTTCGGAATCAAATCGGGCGTTCCCGTCTATCTCGATGAATCATTGAAGGCTTATGAAACCGTCTGGCCCGCCTGCGGCGACGAAGCGAGCGGCGTGGAGCTCTCGCCCGCAGAACTCGAGAAGGCCGTGGGCAGCTGCACCTGGATTGACGTCGCAAAGCCCGCGGCGCCGGTTCCACCGGCTGCCGCAGCCTAA